ATTCGTCTACCTCTGATGATAACATTAGTTTTTAAGCAAGGGATTGAGTTTGAGGAAATAGATCTAGCGGCTGTAGTGGTGTTTTCTTATACTCATGTCAAAGACGTGACAAAAATAGTAGTTGTAAAACACTCGTGCCTAAATTTGAGGAGTTGCAACCAGTAATCCAGTATCCTCCCTCCCTAGAGAGTTTTTCTTAGTTGCTGCCTTCtgctttattatattttgttttctaccgCTAAGCTAGATGATATGGTTAACTAAACCGTGTGTGCATTTAATAAAGGAGGGGCTTCCACATCTATTTGATTATCTTCTTTGTCCGAAACCTTAAGTCCAAAACTTCCATTTTTGAGCTGCTTGAACCATTTCTTCTGCTTCGGTTGCTCAGCACTTATTGCAATGGCAACGTCATTAGGGAAGAGATCACATTTCACAAAAGCGTGCACCACCGTCAATACAAGGACACCTATCACCATCAGAGTTGCTGCTCCAGACATCACAATCGACAAGACCTGAGTTGCTAAACCGGTGACTTCGCCTGAGTATTTTATCGTCGCAGTGGCCACAGCCGTCATAGGAAACGTGTAAGCCCACCAAGCTAGCGAGAATCTGCCAtttcacaataaaaaaaaaatcagattagaTTACATCTAATTTATTTGGTTTCTAGActtaattagttataaataactTACTTGAATCCACGGAAAAAGTTGATCCGCACAACCTGAAAGAAGAACCACAACAAGTGAAGTGATTAACATTTCTTGTGTAGCAAGCAACTTTGCTTTGTTTTCACTACAACTTTGttatttgaagaagaaaattaCCAGAGAGAAGTACAAGAACAAGGAAATGAAGTAGTAAAAGCGGGAACCAAGATCGAAAGAGCCACAAAGCTGTGTCCAAGCCATGGAAGCGACAGCCGGTGCAGCAACAAAGAGGAAAAAGACAGGGTGGAGCTCTTTAGGTAATGTTTCGTTGGTGGGAAGTCTCTGATAGAGAGTCACAAACAAGACCAAATAATAAGCCAAACCAACGGCAAAGAAGAACATTGGTCCTTCTTCCAACCCCATTGATGCTCCAAGAAGTGCTCCGGCAAAGTTTCCAATAATGGCAAGGTGATTCGTAGGATTAGCAACTTTGGAGAGGCGTCTTTGTCCACCAGACATCCACTGTCCGTAAATCTTCATTTCAAGAAATAAGACCGGAGCCATCAAGAAGTACCAAAGCATAGAGGGAAGATTCGAGGTGATAGAATGTGGGATTCCAAGTGCTATGAAGAGGACTGATATGAGAGGAGCGAAGAAGAAGTTGACTCTGATTGGATGCTTGAACTCTCTGCGAACCGcctggaagaagaagatggttttGAAGAGGTAAGTAATGGAGACGGCGAGGAGGAGGACGAGAGAAATCCACCAAAGCACGTGGTTGACCACTTGCGTCAAGTGCAAGAATCTCTCAGCGTTTGTGGTTGCTAAGGTCTTCCACATGATCGCTTGACTGCTTACACCAAGACACATCCCGTACGATGTGATTGGAAAGCGTAGAAGAAACGGCCACGTTTTGTCCTCAGGCAAAActatcttctccttctcctgtTCTTTCACCAATACAAAATATCATAAACTTCTTGAAGTAACTTTAAATCTCGGTGCATccgtaaaaaataataatttagaattAAGAAAAGTAACTTTAGTTAATAAAAAtggtttcttaaaaatatatcagcTTTAAAGTACGAGTGTAAGGATTATAACTATTTCttcacataatatataaataaattctaAACGGATATTTGACTCAATATCTGTTTGATTTTTTCAAAGTTAATTCGTGTTTGTTAACATGAAGTAAcaagaaaatcaagaacaaGGACAAGAATAATATACCTTGAGAGTTTCAAGTTCAGGACCTTGAAGAGCTTCAAAGAATCTATCAGCGGTTAGAGATTCAGTGATCTCTTTATCCTCCTCCTGCAACGAGCTGTCAATGGGTTTCCCACGTAAATTCGATATCTGACGTTCGAGCTTCCCTGACATGGTCCTGAATAGGTCATACCTCTTGTCGTGTGAGCTCCTAAAAGCTTCTTGGTCAAGAAACATGGATCCTCTAGGCATAGACTTGGAGTGAAACGTCATGTTCCTCGGTCCCATTCTTTTCTCTAATCGTGAGAATTCTCCACAACTCGATTGACGATGGTTGTCTAATAGATCTGGAGTTGCTGGAGAAACTGTAGAACTAGCCGATCGCGTATTATTCATCCTTTCTTTGATTTAGTACATAAACTGCACTCATAAAGATCATCCAAATACTTTACATTAAAAGATACATACTACTATACTATCTACTAGGTTACCTGTATTTAACATAAAAACCATATATACTTACAGAGAAAGTGATGGAAACAGAAGATGTTGATCTGATCAGCGTGAAGAACAGAGTAGTGATTAGATATAGGCAGGGGACAGTGGCTGCCCCCCATATATAAGTCAATTAAGTCCACCGAGAGACCATAATATACTGTATATGTGCGGTAGAACGGGATAGTTACGTAAAGATAAAGTGCTGTTCAGATAAAGTTTTATAGCTGtcgaaagaaagaaagataaagtTTGATGTCTTTGCACTTTTGTTTGTATTCAAGCAGTTGTGTTTTGACTAGTAGTGCGTTGTCTACAGTCACTTTTATTGTCTTATTTGTTCTGTGCCCAGCTAAAAGGATCTTTCATTAAGCGGTGGGTTTTTGGTCTGAGATTTGTCCCATGCTATCACCAAAACAACCTATTAGTGCAACAATATAACGACGGTAAAGAGTATACAAGAACCTTCGcataaaatatacaaacaaTTTAGGTTAACAAATCCAGTGATAAATGTTCCTTGGAATGTGTGCTTGGACTCCAAAGTCAAATCGTCAACGAACGAAGTGGCTCTTTGCCCTCTCGGTTAGCCGCGTCTGTGTTTTCCACTATTATCCGTACATTCAAAATGAAGTCGAATATTCTAtgtttttattcataaatatctttcctatattaaaagagaagcattaatTTTAATGCGTTCGTATTACCTTGGTCACGTGGCATTTCTAGTCATTTGAAAATCACGACGCTGACGATATATCGGTTTTGATATAGCTCTTAACAAAATGGCGACaaaattttttctattttgattCAATTAATCACATACACGTTTTTGTGATTTAGCTCATGCCAATAACTTAAGAgtaaagcaaaaaaaacttttcattTTGAAACTTGAGCAGAAAAACTTGATCAtctaaaaaagtttaaaaaatagtaaaatgtaGAAACTTTTCATCTTGAAGGTGAAAAGCGAATCAGAGAAACTTGAGCATCTCATCCACCAGATCACCTTCACAAAATATGTAGGTCCATGCCGTGCTTAAAAATGAGAAGGCATCCGCATATAGAGTCAAGAAGTTGGTCATCTATTTGAGAGAAGAACGGGACATGTACTTAGGAAAACATTGTGATTTTATGAAATGAAAAACAATCAAATCTTGTGAGAAGATAGTTGATGTATGTTCCCATCGGACAAGAGCGAGACAGAGATGGCGTTGGATCTCTCGGCAAAAATCTGTAGGTAAAGACAGAGATGGTGTTGGATCTCTCGGCGTAAATCTGTAGGTAAAGACGGATTCTTCGTCGACGCCTCTGGATGCAAGCCATTTGTATTGAATGAATCTACAAACATGTTCTTGAAGCTCTGGAGGTAGTTGACGATATCTCATCCATTCTTCAGTGTCTCGTCGCTTAACTCTCCATTCCTCAACTCTCACATGCAAAacatactttaaaaaaaaatgcaaaacgtACTTACATTTATgacttttacaaaattttgtATGCTTACTTTTAGAGTctaagtttcaatttttttttatatattttgcagTGTGTTAAGATTAACGCTTCTGTCAAAAAGGATCTGATGAATCAGTTTGATTCATTTCTTTCACAAGGCTGTTCCAAAATTCTCATCAACTTTTCACTCAATGATTCACTAATACACTGCccattttttaattaatgtatgctGGATTTGAAACCTACAACAACCCATTTGtataaaattagtttatgtattttcttaatatctTTTTGTAAACGATAACATAGaaataaaaagatacaaatctCAATAtccattaaaaaattaaattgttttactgtataaattatattagatttagggaataaaaataaaataaaataaatataaatattaaatataaattatataaaaactactattaataaaatttatattattaaacttactaaaaataaatttctatgAGTATAAATATACaactttttatattatgtttagcATATATGAAAGTTCAAACAACACAAATAATATTagattatcttatataaaatacataattttaaaatgtcacCAACATTGTTTATACAAACAACACAAATAATATTAGATCTCATTTTTCTTCAACTATTATttagatttgatttgatttgcaTTCGTTGAAAAGATTGTAAAATGAAACCATTGGTTCAACATCAAAACAGTCTCAAATGCATGTATcatgaaaccaaacaaataataataattttggttttatcacaaaaaattaaaaacttaaccgaaaaaaacaaaataaatatgaacttagaatggtagttatattttaagagactaaaaactggaaaaaatgtaaaaccaaacatatatccagattaaacataactaatattttttatcttaaaaaaatttaataatctcAGTAATAGTAATAAagtataactagattttgactcgcGCTTTAAAAGCGCAGGAGTATTTTGGTTTAGTtatatttagtgttttttttgtttaattgtagttcagtttttttttttttttggttttttgtttaac
The Brassica napus cultivar Da-Ae chromosome A1, Da-Ae, whole genome shotgun sequence DNA segment above includes these coding regions:
- the LOC106452714 gene encoding S-type anion channel SLAH2 isoform X1; the protein is MNNTRSASSTVSPATPDLLDNHRQSSCGEFSRLEKRMGPRNMTFHSKSMPRGSMFLDQEAFRSSHDKRYDLFRTMSGKLERQISNLRGKPIDSSLQEEDKEITESLTADRFFEALQGPELETLKEKEKIVLPEDKTWPFLLRFPITSYGMCLGVSSQAIMWKTLATTNAERFLHLTQVVNHVLWWISLVLLLAVSITYLFKTIFFFQAVRREFKHPIRVNFFFAPLISVLFIALGIPHSITSNLPSMLWYFLMAPVLFLEMKIYGQWMSGGQRRLSKVANPTNHLAIIGNFAGALLGASMGLEEGPMFFFAVGLAYYLVLFVTLYQRLPTNETLPKELHPVFFLFVAAPAVASMAWTQLCGSFDLGSRFYYFISLFLYFSLVVRINFFRGFKFSLAWWAYTFPMTAVATATIKYSGEVTGLATQVLSIVMSGAATLMVIGVLVLTVVHAFVKCDLFPNDVAIAISAEQPKQKKWFKQLKNGSFGLKVSDKEDNQIDVEAPPLLNAHTV
- the LOC106452714 gene encoding S-type anion channel SLAH2 isoform X2; protein product: MCLGVSSQAIMWKTLATTNAERFLHLTQVVNHVLWWISLVLLLAVSITYLFKTIFFFQAVRREFKHPIRVNFFFAPLISVLFIALGIPHSITSNLPSMLWYFLMAPVLFLEMKIYGQWMSGGQRRLSKVANPTNHLAIIGNFAGALLGASMGLEEGPMFFFAVGLAYYLVLFVTLYQRLPTNETLPKELHPVFFLFVAAPAVASMAWTQLCGSFDLGSRFYYFISLFLYFSLVVRINFFRGFKFSLAWWAYTFPMTAVATATIKYSGEVTGLATQVLSIVMSGAATLMVIGVLVLTVVHAFVKCDLFPNDVAIAISAEQPKQKKWFKQLKNGSFGLKVSDKEDNQIDVEAPPLLNAHTV